The Pyricularia oryzae 70-15 chromosome 5, whole genome shotgun sequence genome includes a region encoding these proteins:
- a CDS encoding 26S proteasome non-ATPase regulatory subunit 3, with protein MKDETSRKTKGKKLKEGDEEMTVVVPPSKSSKQSPPTRSDEDVDMDESGKVDDAEVKVDPAVQAVADIKSNFALLDKAVALFDARFTLRALRSISSIRKRLTADILAQAIAETFPPTAASGDAVKQLLASIGKQDVQLGRQSGSEMEIDGEVKGQSKTSSSKKESKEIIPEIDIFMGILTQVFLYDSKQLERGAEFSQHLCERIHSLNRRTLDSLSAKVYFYYSLFFEKLAPLPPSPQSPSVSIRPTLLAALRTAVLRKDIDTQASVIVLLLRNYLATSHINQADLLVSHTQFPENAANNQVARYLYYLGRIRAIQLRYTEAHEHLTAATRKAPSSNCAVGFSQTATKLLLVVELLMGDIPDRATFRQPTLEEALHPYFLLVQAVRVGNLDNFETTIADHADTFRKDGTYTLILRLRQNVIRTGIRMMSLSYSRISLRDICIRLHLGSEESAEYIVAKAIRDGVIEATLDREHGYMRSKEVGDVYATREPGEAFHDRIRACLALHDESVKAMRFPMNQHRLELKNAQEAREREREMAKEIQDGDLDEDDLGGEFEGM; from the exons ATGAAGGACGAGACATCACGAAAGACCAAGGGAaagaagctcaaggaggGTGACGAAGAAATGACTGTCGTTGTACCGCCGTCCAAGTCGTCCAAGCAGTCGCCACCGACCCGATCGGACGAGGACGTAGACATGGACGAGTCTGGAAAGGTTGATGATGCCGAAGTCAAGGTTGACCCAGCAGTTCAGGCCGTCGCAG ATATCAAGAGCAATTTCGCCCTGTTGGACAAAGCTGTTGCTTTGTTCGATGCAAGATTCACGCTGCGTGCTCTGCGGTCCATTTCATCCATCCGCAAACGGTTGACCGCCGACATCCTCGCCCAGGCGATTGCCGAGACGTTTCCTCCGACCGCAGCGTCAGGGGACGCAGTCAAACAACTGCTCGCGAGCATCGGCAAGCAAGACGTGCAACTCGGACGCCAGTCGGGCTCTGAGATGGAGATCGATGGCGAGGTCAAGGGCCAGTCAAAGACGAGCAGCTCTAAGAAGGAGAGCAAAGAGATCATCCCAGAGATTGACATCTTCATGGGAATCCTCACCCAGGTTTTCCTCTATGATTCTAAGCAGCTTGAGCGCGGAGCCGAATTCTCCCAGCACCTTTGCGAACGGATCCACTCCCTCAACCGTCGTACACTAGACTCGCTTTCGGCCAAGGTTTACTTTTACTACTCGCTCTTCTTCGAGAAGCTTGCGCCTCTGCCGCCGTCTCCGCAGTCGCCATCCGTGTCTATCCGCCCAACCCTCCTCGCCGCCCTCCGGACTGCCGTGTTGAGAAAGGATATTGATACACAGGCCTCGGTCattgtgctgctgctgcgcaaCTACCTCGCCACGTCGCACATCAACCAGGCCGACCTGCTCGTCTCACATACACAGTTCCCCGAGAATGCTGCAAACAACCAAGTTGCGCGGTATCTCTACTACCTTGGTCGGATTCGCGCCATACAGCTGCGCTACACGGAGGCACACGAGCACCTGACGGCTGCGACGCGGAAGGCACCGAGCTCTAACTGCGCGGTTGGTTTCTCGCAGACGGCCACCAAGCTTTTGCTGGTGGTTGAGCTTCTTATGGGCGATATTCCTGATCGCGCGACCTTCCGCCAACCGACCCTCGAGGAGGCACTGCACCCTTACTTCCTGCTAGTCCAGGCTGTTCGGGTCGGTAACCTCGACAACTTCGAGACGACCATTGCGGACCACGCCGATACTTTCCGCAAGGACGGAACCTACACCCTCATCCTCCGACTTCGCCAGAACGTTATCAGGACGGGTATTAGAATGATGTCGCTTTCGTACAGCCGCATCTCGCTTCGTGACATTTGCATCCGGCTTCACCTCGGCAGCGAAGAGTCAGCCGAGTACATTGTTGCCAAGGCCATTAGGGACGGTGTCATTGAGGCCACCCTGGACCGCGAGCACGGCTACATGAGGAGCAAGGAGGTCGGTGATGTGTACGCCACGCGGGAGCCAGGCGAGGCTTTCCACGATCGCATCCGTGCCTGCCTCGCGCTCCACGATGAGAGCGTCAAG GCCATGCGCTTCCCCATGAACCAGCACCGTCTTGAGCTTAAGAACGCTCAAGAGGCGCGTGAGCGTGAGCGGGAGATGGCCAAGGAGATACAGGATGGAGATcttgacgaggacgaccTTGGGGGAGAATTCGAGGGCATGTAA
- a CDS encoding DNA replication regulator SLD2, producing MNQQEQSRYETQSQKLRAELKTWETTFAKTHEGKKPSRSDIKAAPEIAQKYKEYNRIRDILSGKIVVPAAATTTTETQAQKPQPQFPTPRKRKSTDTLSLYDQTTPSKRTRPTSTPLKRIATHSSALTTPSTARKLFGTPGSSAVNVPTSIGPTPQRDGRVLGLFDLLTASPAETRTPSKRTGTIPVATPRRGGATINAADPGSSLSAARLARTPVSSGRRHVLDGFTTPLSRRDGNSSTVANAGLARTPTSKTPSKSDFATPQFLRRLPPAPVPTRLDENGESVPALEDDDYDYEAEEARRYAARLPRKPLVRGLSSVVASLRKMEEEKHDDDMDALREMEAEELGFAPVKTKAKPAATVAETGNKDGGVAGEDVPREVLVADSQVMPTNLLGGFDDEAIYDSPDEEGRRGGLDRNGQPLRVFKKKGQKRTTRRANMRPVRSKRPASTAVAAEDSASEEDDNVIPETQHQLDGPLPEDADELSLPSGSEFDGEEGEDDAGRKQSQGKKGRGKAKAKTAGPGKEDNEGKEGGTVKRAIKKVSAVAHQNFRRLKLRNNGAKGGPGFNSKFRRRR from the exons ATGAACCAACAAGAGCAGTCACGTTACGAAACCCAATCCCAGAAGCTGCGAGCAGAGCTCAAGACATGGGAAACGACGTTTGCAAAGACGCACGAAGGCAAGAAGCCGTCGCGGTCAGATATCAAGGCAGCTCCTGAAATCG CACAAAAATACAAAGAATACAACAGGATTCGGGACATACTTTCAGGCAAGATCGTCGTCCCCGCGGCAGCAACAACGACAACAGAAACCCAAGCACAAAAACCACAACCGCAGTTCCCAACCCCTAGAAAGCGCAAGTCCACCGATACCCTTTCCCTGTACGACCAGACCACCCCTTCCAAACGTACCAGGCCGACCTCGACACCCTTGAAGCGCATCGCAACCCACAGCTCCGCCCTCACCACACCCTCCACGGCGCGCAAGCTCTTTGGCACGCCCGGAAGCAGCGCCGTAAACGTTCCCACGTCCATCGGCCCCACGCCTCAGCGCGATGGCCGCGTTCTAGGTCTTTTTGACCTGCTGACCGCGTCGCCCGCAGAGACGCGGACGCCGTCTAAGCGCACCGGCACCATCCCCGTGGCCACGCCGAGGCGGGGTGGCGCCACCATCAACGCGGCGGACCCGGGGTCGTCTCTTTCCGCCGCACGGCTGGCCCGTACGCCCGTATCGTCGGGACGCCGGCATGTGTTGGACGGTTTCACGACGCCGCTGAGCCGGCGGGACGGTAACTCCTCCACCGTTGCCAACGCTGGGTTGGCCAGGACGCCCACTTCAAAAACGCCGTCCAAGTCAGATTTTGCCACGCCGCAATTCCTCAGACGCCTGCCTCCCGCGCCTGTTCCGACGCGCCTGGACGAGAACGGCGAGTCTGTGCCAGCCCTGGAGGACGACGACTATGACTACGAGGCCGAGGAAGCGCGTCGCTACGCCGCCCGCCTGCCACGGAAGCCGCTCGTCAGGGGTCTGAGCAGCGTCGTGGCCAGCCTGCGCAAAATGGAAGAGGAAAagcacgacgacgacatggATGCGCTTCGCGAAATGGAGGCGGAAGAGCTAGGCTTCGCCCCAGTTAAGACGAAAGCGAAGCCGGCAGCTACGGTGGCGGAGACTGGTAACAAGGATGGAGGCGTAGCCGGTGAGGACGTTCCGAGAGAGGTCCTGGTGGCCGACAGCCAGGTCATGCCCACGAACCTCCTCGGCGGCTTCGACGATGAGGCCATCTACGACAGCCCCGACGAAGAAGGCCGCAGGGGTGGTCTCGACCGCAATGGCCAGCCGCTCCGCGTCTTCAAGAAGAAGGGACAGAAGCGCACGACCCGCCGGGCTAACATGCGGCCCGTACGGAGTAAACGGCCTGCAAGCactgccgtcgccgccgaggaCAGTGCCTCGGAGGAGGATGACAACGTCATACCCGAGACCCAGCACCAACTCGACGGCCCCTTGCCTGAGGATGCGGACGAGCTGTCGCTGCCGTCCGGGTCTGAGTTTGATGGCGAGGAGGGCGAAGATGACGCAGGTCGCAAGCAGAGCCAGGGGAAGAAGGGGAGGGGTAAAGCCAAGGCCAAGACGGCAGGGCCTGGGAAGGAGGACAATGAAGGCAAGGAGGGCGGCACGGTCAAGCGTGCCATCAAAAAGGTCAGCGCCGTGGCTCACCAGAACTTCAGGAGACTTAAGCTGCGCAATAATGGCGCCAAGGGAGGTCCTGGCTTCAACAGCAAGTTCAGGAGGCGTCGCTGA